In the genome of Chryseobacterium sp. 52, the window TGTGAAATGGCTGGAAGCAGCTCAAATTACAGAACAGTTTGAATTTGAAAATACATATGGCGGTATTCTCTCAAAGCAGGGTGCCAGTATTGATGCTTTTAAGTTTGCTCACGAATTGCTTGAACACAATGGGAAAAAAGGGTTAAAAGTATTTGATAAAACTGAAATGAAGAAAGTGGAATATCACAAAGGTTTTAATCTGGTAAAGGTAGACAGTGGTTTTCAGATCAGGGCAAAGAAAATACTCTACTGCATCGGGTATGAAAGTAAAAATCTTTTGAAAGAAAACTTTGTAGATTTAAAAAGCACCTACGCCATTGTTTCAGAAATTGATGATGACAAGTTCAAAAATATCAGCAGCACGCTGGTCTGGAATACCGATGATCCTTATATCTACATGCGGACAACGGATGACGGAAGGCTCCTGATTGGTGGTGGAGATGAAGATTTTTATGCCGCAGAAAAACGGGATGCCCTACTGAACCAAAAGGAGAAAGAGATTCTGAAAAATTTGAAAAAAATAAAACCGGATTATCATTTTTATACAGATTTTGTCTGGGCAGGAACTTTCGGGGAAACCAAAGACGGACTGCCTTATATCGGGGAGCATAAAAAATTTAAGAACTCTTATTTTGTGCTGGGTTTCGGAGGAAATGGAATTACTTTTTCCGTGACGGGAATGGAAATGGCTGCTCTGTTTATGAAAAATAAAAAGCATCTGCTGTCGGAATATTTTAAATTCGGGAGGTAGTTTTATTTTTTTACGCAAAGCTTTAATAAGATCAAAGAGAGTTTTTAAGTTGAACAAAGAATTGATCAATTTCATTAAGCAGGCTTATTAAAATTTTGTTTCAGAAAACAGTACTATTCTCTTATTCGTAAAAAATGCTGTTCACATCTGTGAACAGCATTTTCATTAACAATTATAAACTATATCCGTTTCCTTTTGCAAGTTCAAGAACAGATTTTTCAATGGCCTTTCCAAGGTCGTCGGAATCTGCACTTCCCCGTTTTTTCATTTCGGCATCAATGTATTCCTGTCGTTTTCTGGATAGCTCTTCAATTTCTTTCTGAACCTTTCCGCGTTCTGCAGATTTTACAGCAACGGCTTTTTTGATTTCCTCCTTACTTTTGCCTTTCAGCTCAGCAGGAAGGGCATCTTGTTGCACGGTGGCAATGAAGCCGGCATCTTTTTCAGCTTTGTCCACCAGATCCCAATGATCATTTTTATAAGCATTCTTCTTAGACTTGGCCACTGTTCTTTCTACATAGTTGGATACGGACTGTACTTCAGCATTTTTATCCTGGGTAGCCTGTTTCAGTTTGTATTCAGAACCGTGACTTCCGTAATAAATGTAGGTGTCATTCAGTTTGGTATTGCATTCTGAGATTCTCACATCATAAGGTGTTTCAATATAAATGACCTTTCTGTCGCTGTCGATATTGAAATATTTACCGCCACCCACAACAGCTCCGTTCTGCCAGAAGGTCTGTGTTCCTTCTTCTCTGCTTCCACAGAAAATAGTATTGGTGTAGATATTTTTATTTTTAGCTTTTGAAATCACTTCTTTATAATTCACTTTTCCCTGATCAAAAGGTTCATTACCGGCAATATAGATCAGTTTCATACTTTTCTCGTTGCTATCCCAGTTCAGGTTCATAGAAGCATCCCGGATTACAGCACCGCAGTATTCGTTTCCGCCATTGGTTCTCAGAGCAAATAATTTCTCGGAAACAAGATCCAGATCCTGTGTAAGCGGGGTAACCTGCCGGATATAATTCTCATCACGGATCCCGTCGTTTCCATATTCATAGAGGGCGATTTCTATCTGTGGGGCCTGTCCTTTATATTTTAATGTGGTTAAAGTATTCACAATATTCCACAGCCTGGACTTTGCCTGATCAATAAGTCCGTCCATACTGTTGGAAGTATCCAGCAAAAGTGCTACCTGAATTTTATTGTCCTTTACTGTTGCTGTCTGAGCTAAGGAAACATTTTGTACCCTTGTTTCGTTGCCTGCTGTATTGCTTTTTGAACAGCGGATGTCTGAAAAACTGCCGGAGCTTAAAAGAGCGGTCCCTGCTGTCAGTGCTAAGATTTTTAAAGTTGTCATAATGCTATTTTTTATTGGTTATCTGCTGTAATATTGAATCTGCATATCTTTCGGATATTTCACTTCATAGGAGAAGTTGATTTTGTCTGAACTTCCGCTGCTGATGTTTCTGTTCCAAAGAATACTTCCTGTTTTCTCATCCAGGCTTCCGTTTCCTATTTCCAGAGCTTTTACCAGAATTTTAGAATTTTCACTGATTGGAAGCTGGTCAAGGATTTCCAGTTCGATATTTTCTTTTGTATTGTTTCTGATGCTGATCTGGTAGGATTCTGTTTCCCATTTATTGCTGTTAAGAGTCTTTTGAGAAGTTTTATCTGCCAGTTTGATTCTTTTTACGGTAATTCTTTCATCCACACCCAGAGAAATCGGGAACTCATCTTTTACATAATTGGTGGCGATGCTTGTTTTTCCGATATAATTATCTTCAAAATAGATATTCGCTTCTCCGGAGATAAGATTAAGATTCTGCCAGTTTTTAATGAAAGCCATCAGGAATACCTGGTTGTTCAGTTTTGGAACTGTATGGTATTTATAGGTCGCATCAATCTGTTTTTTGTCAAGGATCACATACTGCTCTTTTTCCTGACTTAAGATGGTTTGGTTATAATTAAGCTCATAAATCACATTCATCTGACTGTCTGAAACGGTTGCTACCGGGATTTGGTTTGGTTTGTCAGCAACTTCAGCTCTCATCTGATAAGAATTAACTTCCTTTGCAGCTGATTTCAGCATATATTTTGACGTTTCAGCCTGAGAATTATAAGCCGAATATTCAGCAACATAAAGCGGAGATAATATAGGTCTGTCCTGATTGTAAGAAGGTCTGTAGGTGGAGACAAACAGCTTTACGTTTTTCCAGTCCTGCCCGGTTTTTTGGTAGATTTTTCCTTTATAAACCATTTCAAGAGGTTTCTTTACCGATTCAGCACGCAGATCGTAAGAAGGGACCCAGCCTGCATCCGCAACAATATAGCTTACGCCTAAATTCAGGTTGGTTTCGTTATCAGCGAGAATCTCAAGAAGAAGTTCCTTTCTGTTGGTGTTTTTATGGGTTTGTTCTTCCGCAGACTGCTTATTGATTTTACCAATGCTTTCGTCCAAAACTGCTTTCTGTTCATTCAGGACAAAAACCTGGTTATCAATTTCCAGCATTCTTTTTCTGTAAAATTCAGTCAGTTTAATCAGCTGTTCCTGTGGAGTAGACTTATCATTGGTTGAAACTTTTAAATTGTCATTAATGATATTCTGCTCACCCGTCAGATTCTTGATCTGGATATTCAGTAAATTGACCTGTCTCTGAAGTTTTTTTCTTTCATCATCCAATTTCTTTTCTCCCTCAGACAATTCTTCATTTTTCAGATAATTGCTTTGAGGAGTAATGGAAAGAAGAGTTGTATTTTTTTCAAGATTAATTCTGTAGGTATTTTCATCCAGATTATTGGGAAGGTTGATGATTCTCACCATATTTCGTCCTTTCTGAAGACTGATATTGGTGCTTCCGAAAACTTTGGCACCCTGAAGGAATACCGTGGCCTGTTTGACATCAATTTCTTTTTTGATTTCCTGTGCTTTTAAAAATGAAACAGAAAATGTGATGAGTAGTAGTAAATAGCGTTTCATAGTGTTATTATTTTAAATTCCTAAAGTAAAATTACCTGTATTTAAGTCTGGAAATCTGAAGACTTGGTGAAACCGGACTTTCACTTGGTGAACTGAAAAATCGTTTTGAAAAAGAAAAAACAGTCCTCTCGGACTGTCTTTTAAATCTGTTAATTCTAAAGGATTTCGTATCTCGTTTTGATACTGTATTTGATCTTGATATTTTCAATATTGTCAAAAGAAAAATCTACCGGTGCATCAGCGGCTTCCAACTGTAGATTTCTAGCACTGCTTTTGTAAGCTACAGGCATAATCATATCACTGGTATAGTCTTCAATCTCGGTGATTTCAAGCGGAGTTCCGGTCTTTTTACCCATACTTTCCAAGAGATAATCTGCTTTTTCTTTTGCTGCTTTCAAAGCATTAATCTTTACTGCCTTTCTGAAGTCTGCGATTTTAGTATTCTTCACCTCTGCGATGTTCAGATTGCTTACCCATTTCTGGTTCAGATCTTCAAATATTTTACTGATATTCGATTTTGTACTGGCTTTGAACTGATAGCTTTTCGTGAATTTTCCATTTTTGGCGTATACGTTCTGATACATGGATTTAAATTTAATATCCTCGTTCTTCACTCCCGCATTCTTTAATGTTTCAAACAGCTTTTTTTCATTGTCAGCCAGTTCGTTCTTATTATCTGCCTTAATTCCGATGCTGAAGATGATTTCATCCGGTTCTACTTCCATTTCTGCAATCCCTGTTACTTCAATTGCATTTTTCTTTACTTCCTGTGCATGTACAAAACTTCCCAGTGTAAAGATCCCGATCAATAAAAAATGTCTCAATTTCATAATTTCTTGTTTTAAATTCTGAAGTAAAATTACTGCGATCCGAAACCTGAAATCCGGAGACTTGGTGAAATAAGGTTTTCACTTGGTGGATAGACACAAAAAAAGACGATCCTTGTGAGAATCGCCTTTTGAAGCTTTTTTTTAATCTTAATCTTAGTGACTTCTAATAGGTAAAGTAAACCTTTGAAATTTTATCGTTTTTAATCTCATAAATAGCC includes:
- a CDS encoding NAD(P)/FAD-dependent oxidoreductase, which gives rise to MDLKSNEPFWLLKNGLTTSYPSLKSNENCDVLVIGGGITGSLIAHQMISEGYKTVLIDKREICNGSTSATTSMLQYEIDVPLFELTEMIGEKGAVASYKACSDAIDRLEKLSKLIKSDAGFKRKKSLYFAAKKKDVNWLQKEYKARKNAGFDVKWLEAAQITEQFEFENTYGGILSKQGASIDAFKFAHELLEHNGKKGLKVFDKTEMKKVEYHKGFNLVKVDSGFQIRAKKILYCIGYESKNLLKENFVDLKSTYAIVSEIDDDKFKNISSTLVWNTDDPYIYMRTTDDGRLLIGGGDEDFYAAEKRDALLNQKEKEILKNLKKIKPDYHFYTDFVWAGTFGETKDGLPYIGEHKKFKNSYFVLGFGGNGITFSVTGMEMAALFMKNKKHLLSEYFKFGR
- a CDS encoding vWA domain-containing protein translates to MTTLKILALTAGTALLSSGSFSDIRCSKSNTAGNETRVQNVSLAQTATVKDNKIQVALLLDTSNSMDGLIDQAKSRLWNIVNTLTTLKYKGQAPQIEIALYEYGNDGIRDENYIRQVTPLTQDLDLVSEKLFALRTNGGNEYCGAVIRDASMNLNWDSNEKSMKLIYIAGNEPFDQGKVNYKEVISKAKNKNIYTNTIFCGSREEGTQTFWQNGAVVGGGKYFNIDSDRKVIYIETPYDVRISECNTKLNDTYIYYGSHGSEYKLKQATQDKNAEVQSVSNYVERTVAKSKKNAYKNDHWDLVDKAEKDAGFIATVQQDALPAELKGKSKEEIKKAVAVKSAERGKVQKEIEELSRKRQEYIDAEMKKRGSADSDDLGKAIEKSVLELAKGNGYSL
- a CDS encoding DUF4139 domain-containing protein — its product is MKRYLLLLITFSVSFLKAQEIKKEIDVKQATVFLQGAKVFGSTNISLQKGRNMVRIINLPNNLDENTYRINLEKNTTLLSITPQSNYLKNEELSEGEKKLDDERKKLQRQVNLLNIQIKNLTGEQNIINDNLKVSTNDKSTPQEQLIKLTEFYRKRMLEIDNQVFVLNEQKAVLDESIGKINKQSAEEQTHKNTNRKELLLEILADNETNLNLGVSYIVADAGWVPSYDLRAESVKKPLEMVYKGKIYQKTGQDWKNVKLFVSTYRPSYNQDRPILSPLYVAEYSAYNSQAETSKYMLKSAAKEVNSYQMRAEVADKPNQIPVATVSDSQMNVIYELNYNQTILSQEKEQYVILDKKQIDATYKYHTVPKLNNQVFLMAFIKNWQNLNLISGEANIYFEDNYIGKTSIATNYVKDEFPISLGVDERITVKRIKLADKTSQKTLNSNKWETESYQISIRNNTKENIELEILDQLPISENSKILVKALEIGNGSLDEKTGSILWNRNISSGSSDKINFSYEVKYPKDMQIQYYSR
- a CDS encoding SIMPL domain-containing protein; the encoded protein is MKLRHFLLIGIFTLGSFVHAQEVKKNAIEVTGIAEMEVEPDEIIFSIGIKADNKNELADNEKKLFETLKNAGVKNEDIKFKSMYQNVYAKNGKFTKSYQFKASTKSNISKIFEDLNQKWVSNLNIAEVKNTKIADFRKAVKINALKAAKEKADYLLESMGKKTGTPLEITEIEDYTSDMIMPVAYKSSARNLQLEAADAPVDFSFDNIENIKIKYSIKTRYEIL